Part of the Candidatus Zixiibacteriota bacterium genome, GGCGCCGGCGGCGCCGAGGGCTCGCTCGATGCGTCGAATATCTTCAAGCCGGCATTGTCGCGCGGCGAATTGCAGTGCATCGGCGCGACGACCCTGAATGAATACCGCAAGTATATCGAAAAAGACGGCGCGCTGGATCGCCGGTTCCACACCGTCATGGTCGAAGAGCCGACGCAGGAAGACACGATCAAGATCCTGCAGGGTCTCAAGGGCCGTTACGAAGAGCATCACCAGATTCTGATTTCGGACGACGCGATTCGCGCGGCGGTGATCATGTCGAACCGCTACATCACCGGCAAATTCCAGCCGGATAAGGCGATCGATATCATTGACGAGGCCGGTTCGCGCGCGCACTTGTCGACCTACACCAAGCCGAAAGAATTCAACGACATGGATGCGCTGATCGCCGAGATCTCGACGAAGAAGGAAGAGGCGGTCAAGAATCAGGAATTCGAGCGGGCGGCCAAGTTGCGCGACGAGCTCAAGTTCAAGAAGGAAGAATACGAGCAGATGAAGCGCAACTGGGAGGTGCAACGCCAGAGCGAGAAGATCACGCTCAAAGAGGAGCATATCGCCGAGATCGTCGCCAAGATCACCGGTATCCCGCTGTTCCGCCTCGAAGAGAAGGAATCGAAGCGGCTGCTGCGCATGGAAGAAGAGCTGAAGAAGAAGATCGTCGGCCAGGAGGAAGCGATTACCGCCCTGACCAAGTCGATCCGGCGCGCCCGCGCGGGCCTGAAAGATCCGCATCGCCCGATCGGCTCGTTTATCTTCCTGGGTCCGACCGGCGTCGGCAAGACTGAACTGACGCGTGTTCTCGCCGAGTTCCTGTTCGAGAATCCGGATGCTCTCGTGCGTATCGACATGTCGGAATACATGGAGAAGTTCGCCGTCAGCCGCCTGATCGGCGCGCCTCCGGGCTACGTCGGTTACGAAGAGGGCGGCCAGCTCACCGAGAAGGTGCGTCGGCATCCGTACTCGGTCGTGCTGCTGGACGAAATCGAGAAGGCGCACCCGGATGTGTTTAACATCCTGCTGCAGTTGCTCGATGACGGCTGCCTGACCGACTCATTCGGCCGCAAGGTGGATTTCCGGAATACGGTGATCATCATGACCTCGAACGCCGGCACGCGCGATATTCGCTCGGGCAAGACGCTCGGCTTCGGCGCCTCCGGTGTGGAAGACGATTACGATGCGATGAAGCAGTCGGTCATCACCGAGATGAAGCGCATTTTCAATCCGGAGTTGATCAACCGAATCGACGAGATCCTGATCTTCCATGCCCTCGGGATGGAACACATCATGCAGATCATCGACATCCAGTTGGCGGAGATGGCCAAGCGGCTGGCGGAGCGGGGTCTGGCGATTCACGTCACACCCGAAGCCAAAAAGTTCATTGCCGAGAAGGGATTCGACCCGGTCTACGGTGCGCGCCACCTCAAGCGCGCGCTGCAGAAGCATCTCGACGACCCGTTGGCCGAGGAGATTCTGGCCGGCCAGTTTGCGGGCGATTGCCATATCGAAGTCGATGTGGCGCCCGACCGCGACAAGCTGATTTTCCGGATCAATGCGACTTCCGAGTCGCACAAGGCGAACGTGTAGGACGCAAGCATAGATTCGATTGACGATTCAAGCCACCGGCTGAAAGGCCGGTGGCTTTGTTTTGGTCACCCGGTAGTGCGAGGAGAAATCAGCAAACCGAGTTACGCCGCCAGCCGTTCATTACAGATTGGGCTGGAAGTGAATTCGAAATGCTCAACATCGAGGAGGAAGAACAGTGACCAAGGGACGCCTGGAGGCATTCAGCGACGGGGTGCTGGCGATCATCATCACAATCATGGTACTCGAACTTAAGGTGCCGCACGACACAAGCTTCGCGGCTCTCAAACCACTGTTACCGGCCTTTCTGAGCTACGTTCTGAGTTTTGTTTACCTGGGAATATACTGGAACAACCACCACCATCTCTTTCAGGCCATCAAACAAGTTGATGGTCGTATTCTCTGGGTGAATATGCACCTGCTGTTTTGGCTGTCACTGGTGCCGATTGTGACTGCCTGGATGGGGGAAAACAGTTTCTCAGCCGGTCCCGTGGCGCTCTATGGCGTCGTCATGCTGTTGGCGGCTATCGCGTACTACATCCTAACAAGAGTGCTTGTCGCCCGCCAGGGCCGGGATTCGGCGCTTGCAGCGGCGCTTGGCCGCGACTACAAGGGCAAGATTTCGGTCTTCCTCTATGCCGCCGCGGTGGCGCTCGCTGCCGTGAGTTGTTGGTTTTCGTGCGCTATCTATGTGATCGTCGCGATCATCTGGCTGGTTCCGGATCGGCGGATCGAGAAGATACTAGCGTGACGAAAACTGTGCTGCCTTGCCCAGTAAACTTTTCCCCTTGACCGCCGACGGTCGGAACGTATATTAGACGATTGCCGCCGGACTGGATTGGCAAGTCTCAGATATTGGCGGCGATTTGAGATTGAAGATTAGGAGGACCCCTTGGCACATAAAAAAGGTTTAGGTTCGTCGAAGAACGGCCGCGACTCGAACGGTCAACGGCGCGGCACCAAGCGCTTCGGCGGCGAAGCCGTCCTGGCCGGTTCGATTATCGTCCGGCAGTGCGGCACCAAGATCAAGCCGGGCCGCAATGTCGGCATCGGGCGCGACAACACGCTGTTCGCGAAGATCACCGGCGTGATCGAATTCGCCAATTCCGGCGACCGCAAGATCGTCCACGTCCTGCCGTAGCGAACCGCGACCACGAA contains:
- a CDS encoding ATP-dependent Clp protease ATP-binding subunit, with product MNEMFSELARKAIEYARDEAARLRHDYIGTEHLLLGLIRLGEGRAVEVFTNIGLDMSELVQSVEDVVQPAGGTMTMGQLPLTARAKKTLEVAGQEARALKSKEIDTEHILLALLKDEEGVAAQVLSMFDVDYKDVYEELKNIQSGQPSAYGKKRKKSKTPALDHFGRDLTELARKGKLDPIIGRDNEIERVSQILSRRKKNNPVLIGEPGVGKTAIVEGLAQRVVTGQVPAVLENRRIVMLDMASLVAGTKYRGQFEERLKAVMNEITNSQDVIIFIDELHTIVGAGGAEGSLDASNIFKPALSRGELQCIGATTLNEYRKYIEKDGALDRRFHTVMVEEPTQEDTIKILQGLKGRYEEHHQILISDDAIRAAVIMSNRYITGKFQPDKAIDIIDEAGSRAHLSTYTKPKEFNDMDALIAEISTKKEEAVKNQEFERAAKLRDELKFKKEEYEQMKRNWEVQRQSEKITLKEEHIAEIVAKITGIPLFRLEEKESKRLLRMEEELKKKIVGQEEAITALTKSIRRARAGLKDPHRPIGSFIFLGPTGVGKTELTRVLAEFLFENPDALVRIDMSEYMEKFAVSRLIGAPPGYVGYEEGGQLTEKVRRHPYSVVLLDEIEKAHPDVFNILLQLLDDGCLTDSFGRKVDFRNTVIIMTSNAGTRDIRSGKTLGFGASGVEDDYDAMKQSVITEMKRIFNPELINRIDEILIFHALGMEHIMQIIDIQLAEMAKRLAERGLAIHVTPEAKKFIAEKGFDPVYGARHLKRALQKHLDDPLAEEILAGQFAGDCHIEVDVAPDRDKLIFRINATSESHKANV
- a CDS encoding DUF1211 domain-containing protein, whose translation is MTKGRLEAFSDGVLAIIITIMVLELKVPHDTSFAALKPLLPAFLSYVLSFVYLGIYWNNHHHLFQAIKQVDGRILWVNMHLLFWLSLVPIVTAWMGENSFSAGPVALYGVVMLLAAIAYYILTRVLVARQGRDSALAAALGRDYKGKISVFLYAAAVALAAVSCWFSCAIYVIVAIIWLVPDRRIEKILA
- the rpmA gene encoding 50S ribosomal protein L27, with protein sequence MAHKKGLGSSKNGRDSNGQRRGTKRFGGEAVLAGSIIVRQCGTKIKPGRNVGIGRDNTLFAKITGVIEFANSGDRKIVHVLP